CTGCTGCTCATGGGAGCGCCAGAGAGGCGCCCACGCAGGAGCCCGTCACCGCTTCCGCGTCACCTTTTGCAGCGGACCTTGGAACAAATGAGTGACCTACACGCGGAGCTGGATCTTAAGACGCTGGCAGCCGAAAGTGGATATAGCCGTGGGCAATTTCTACGCATGTTCAATGCGGCGATGGGTTGCACACCACACCAACACATCCTGCAGGTCCGGGTAATGCGCGCTCAGGAACTCATGAGGCAGAAAGCTTTTCCGCTTTCAGATGTAGCCGCCGCCTGCGGTTTTTCAAGCCACGCCCATATGTCCAGAGTATTTCATCAGGTGTTAGGTGTGACTCCGAGCACATATCGAAGAAGTATCTAGGTTACTGGTGATGACTCCCGATAGCCTCCTGCCCGGGCGACGCATAACAAGCTTAATAACTCAACTTCCGGCAAGAAGAGCAGTTTTATATCAGCACCCACCGAGGAGCTGCATGCAAAGTGGTATCCGCTGGCACTTTTCATTCATGTGAGGAAGTATGTACAGATATTTACTGTTGACACTGGGATTCTTTCCTGGGATCAAAGCAGCACAGCCGCAAGAGATTAAGCATGGTATCGTCCACACTGCTGACGTCGATTTATCGTACGAGATTTATGGACTGCCTAGCCCTGCATCGCCGCTCATCGTCATCCATGGCGGACCGGGAATCCCGCACGACTATTTTCTACTCACGAATGCTTGGAGCACACTTGCTCAGAGACGCCAAATCGTCTTTTACGATCAACGAGGTGTCGGAGCATCGAAGCTACTTCGCGCCGACGCGTCACAAGACATGGATGCTCAAGCCTCTGATCTTGATGCACTTCGGGCGGGACTTGGGTTTAGTAAATTTACTCCCGTAGGACACTCTTGGGGCGGCGTGGTGGCGATGGGTTACGCTTCACGCCATCCCGAACACGTAAAGAACATCATCCTTGTCGATTCAGGATCTCCGAGCATCTCCGATACTCCCGTCCTTTTCAGCAAAGTATTTCCAGATCTGAGCGATAAAGATAACAAGCAGATGAACGTTGGGGAAGCTGAATTTGGACCTCTCTTCCGCTACTTAAGCATGCTTTTCTACGACCCCGAGCATCGCGATACCTTTATCGCCAGCATGAAGGGCGCTCACTTATCCACCGAAGTCAATGAGGCAGCAGGTGCTGCAACGAAACGCTTGGATCTTACCGGCGTTCTCTCTAAATTTTCTTTTCCCGCATTGGTGATCCACGGCAGGTTCGACATGAATGTCGCCTTACTCTCAAGCTGGAAGATATATAAAACAATCCCACATGCACAGTTTTCTGTTTTCGAAAAAAGTGGACATATGCCCTTCTATGAAGAGCCTAGCAAGTTCGTCCAGGTGTTGAACCAATTCCTTTTCGAACATGAGCAGGAGGACCAGACGGAGAGATAGATCTCAGAGGGAATATATTGACGCTACTTTATCTCGCCATCGTCGCTCTGTAGCCTCCGTAACTGCTTGCACACGATTCCATCAAGGAATAGACCCGCCAATTGGAACTTCTATAATCCCAACGGGAAGGCTGCAGCGACAGCAGCACCGAATGTTTCTAAAGCCGAAAGTCATTAATGAAAGAAGGATGGCCAAAACACTATGCACTCTAAATTCTTACTCGCTTGCTTCATTCTGTTCACCGGCATATTTCAATCCTCTGGGCAGGAAAAATCTTCGGACAGTAAGTTACTTGCACCTCCTGGATGGAGGTCGGAGAGATTTAGTCTTCCTCCTGCCTTTGCAAAGAGTATCCCCTTTGCGGGAAAGGAAGATATTAGGTTCTCTCCCAACTGGGCAAAGAAGAACACAGAAGGATACTGGACCTACTGCTTTTTATGGGCGATCGATGACAGTCCTTCTTTTGCCGCCAAAGATATCGGTATCTATTTGAAGGACTACTTCACAGGCCTTATCAAGGCCAACCTTGCTGCATCTAAAACTGATGTCTCCAAAGCTATTCCAGTTGAGATATCCCTGAGAGAAGCAGAGGAAAAGAATACTGCGGACAAGGTCTACGAAGGAGATATCAGGATGCTCGACTATAAGGAACAAGCTCCCATTACTTTACATCTGCGTATCTTTGTCAGAGACCAAAAGAAAGTCAATTCCGGCCTGATCGTTTTCGTTGAAGCGTCTCCCCAACCTTATAACGACAAGGTTTGGAGATACTTTGATTCGATCTACAAGAGCATCAACTAGGAATGCGCCACTATACTGAAGACGCAAATTGTGGAACGACGCAGCAAAACTTCCGTGAAGCTCAGCAATATTCGTTCAAATCGCTGTGGTTGCCAGTTAGCCTTAGATTTTAATGCAAGAGCACACGAAGTGAAAGATCGCGAACAACGTTGGATTCGTCGTAATTAGCAAAACCGAATTGGGCGCCCTGAATTCCTTGATGAGATGCGAAGCGCGGAATCTGCAGTTATGACCCTCGCTATGAGTCGCTCAATAAATTCCGCCGCCTCCAGCGCCTTATTCTCCTTTGTGATCAGAACGCCCATCTTCTGTGCGTTGCGTTTGTATTCTGGGTTTGAGAGCAACTGGTCTATTAGCCTCCTTAGCTTGGGTACGGTAAGTTCAAGTAGCGGTACGAAGAGTCCTGTTTCGCTGTGGGCGATCCGAGCCGCCACTCCAGGCTGGTCATTTGTCACGGGAATAGCCACCAGTGGAACTCCATGCGCTAACGATTCCAACGTTGTATTCAATCCAGCATGGGTTATGCACAAATGAGCCCGCTTGAGGAGTTCAAGTTGAGGGGCATACCGCACCATTACGGCATTAGGTGGAAGAGGCGCTATTTTTCCGAGATCGATTTCAGGTCCCACGGACAAAACCAACTGGAATCCGGGACGAGCTCCAACTGCTTCCACAATAGTACTGAAAACAGATTCGAGACCATTTTGCAGAGTTCCCATGGAGGCGTAGATAAGAGGCTCTCCCGTCAAAAGGTGCCAAGGAAAGTTAGATTCAATTCGTCCTTCGGCATGTTGTAGTGGGCCTATATGATGGAACTGGCGAGGCATCCCAACGGATGGAAAATCAAATGCAGCCGGGATCTGCGTAATCCAAGCCAGTTCGGAGAGCGTTGCAAATAGATTTGACCAGTCGATATCCGCTCCAATCTCCCGCGAATAAGACCTTGCGACTGATATAACTGGCTCATAAGCTTGCATAAAGCCCTGCAATCCGGCCTTGTTGCGTGCCAGTCCCTGCTCTGAAGGATCATGAGGCCAATCGAACACGCAAAGCGGAGTGCTTCCAGAATAGTCGAGGTGAATGGCACTCGACACATGGATATAGGGAATTCCCATGTGTCGCGGCACTAGACCTAAGCCTGTCTTCAATTCGTCCAAGACAATTGCATCGAAGTTGGCGCTTTTGAGGACGCCAGGCAAATGGCGAAAGGAAGCTGCTAAATCATCAGCTATCAGCCGGATGGAAAACTCTAACGCCTCTTGCCCTTGCAGTCTACCCAACTGCCTGAAAATCTCTCGCGTCGAACCAAGTGGATATTCCCCTTCGCAAAATGGGAGGAAAGGGATACCTGCAGCCCGGGCAAATGGCTCTCCATCCAGCGTGCCAATAAAGCACACGTCGTGTCCACGTTCCTTGAGCTGTTGTGCTAATGCGATCATCGTCTGCATGTGACCATGATTGCTGTATGTCAAAAAAGCGATTTTCATTTGCAACCCTCTAAAACAAATCGTTGAAACTCTATAAGCACAGAATGGTCTACCCCAAGGACTTCCTCGTCTGTATCGCGGCAACCCATGACCCAGCCAACTCCACCTTCATCGGGATAAGGCTGTATCTAGGAACAGCTCACCCGTGCCTCACAAATTCAAAAGGTCTCGATACAGATTCTTCACTGAGACTTGAGATGCTGCTGGCAGGAAAGTGCTTTTATGTGCGTAAACTGCTACAAGCTGTTCGGTACCCGGTGCAGGGTGTCGCTTATCTAAAATTAAGCGTGGGTCTAGCTCACTTTGGTGAACTGGATATGTCGTTTTTCATTTACCTGTAGAAGAATTGCGCATGCATTTTTCATGGCAAAACCGCCGGTGAAGCCGGCCGGGGATACTGCGAGCGAGTCGACTGGCAGATTGCAAGCCAACGCGAGGGCGCGCTGAAGATGCCGCCGAGGTTACGGTAGACCTCCGGCTCAGTTCCGCCATGGTGTATGGGCTGCTGGCCGTATATCGTCGAAATCCATCGATCAGTTCCCTTCTACCCAATCGGGGCGACCGTGTCTCGGGAACAAGGCTGCTCAGCGCAGAGG
This genomic stretch from Terriglobus saanensis SP1PR4 harbors:
- a CDS encoding helix-turn-helix domain-containing protein encodes the protein MSDLHAELDLKTLAAESGYSRGQFLRMFNAAMGCTPHQHILQVRVMRAQELMRQKAFPLSDVAAACGFSSHAHMSRVFHQVLGVTPSTYRRSI
- a CDS encoding alpha/beta fold hydrolase; protein product: MYRYLLLTLGFFPGIKAAQPQEIKHGIVHTADVDLSYEIYGLPSPASPLIVIHGGPGIPHDYFLLTNAWSTLAQRRQIVFYDQRGVGASKLLRADASQDMDAQASDLDALRAGLGFSKFTPVGHSWGGVVAMGYASRHPEHVKNIILVDSGSPSISDTPVLFSKVFPDLSDKDNKQMNVGEAEFGPLFRYLSMLFYDPEHRDTFIASMKGAHLSTEVNEAAGAATKRLDLTGVLSKFSFPALVIHGRFDMNVALLSSWKIYKTIPHAQFSVFEKSGHMPFYEEPSKFVQVLNQFLFEHEQEDQTER
- a CDS encoding glycosyltransferase, giving the protein MKIAFLTYSNHGHMQTMIALAQQLKERGHDVCFIGTLDGEPFARAAGIPFLPFCEGEYPLGSTREIFRQLGRLQGQEALEFSIRLIADDLAASFRHLPGVLKSANFDAIVLDELKTGLGLVPRHMGIPYIHVSSAIHLDYSGSTPLCVFDWPHDPSEQGLARNKAGLQGFMQAYEPVISVARSYSREIGADIDWSNLFATLSELAWITQIPAAFDFPSVGMPRQFHHIGPLQHAEGRIESNFPWHLLTGEPLIYASMGTLQNGLESVFSTIVEAVGARPGFQLVLSVGPEIDLGKIAPLPPNAVMVRYAPQLELLKRAHLCITHAGLNTTLESLAHGVPLVAIPVTNDQPGVAARIAHSETGLFVPLLELTVPKLRRLIDQLLSNPEYKRNAQKMGVLITKENKALEAAEFIERLIARVITADSALRISSRNSGRPIRFC